A segment of the Crassostrea angulata isolate pt1a10 chromosome 10, ASM2561291v2, whole genome shotgun sequence genome:
CATCTGTACATCAGACTACGGCAAAAAAGCTGTAGAGGTCGTAGATAAATCAGGACAACACAGGTTCTCCTACATAGGTCAGGAGTCAAAGTTTGATTCTTACGGGATATGTACCGACATTCTTGACCATATTCTTGTGTGTGATTTTGGGAGTCATTCCGTTCAGGTGTTGGATCAGAATGGCCAGTTTGTGTTTGTACTACTCACACCACTACACGGGGTTAGTCAGCCCCGTGGCCTGTGTGTGGATGAGGATGACTTCCTTTTCGTGACACAGGATAACACCAACACGGTTAAAGTGTTTCAGTACCTACAGTGATAGTCACATCGCTGCAGCAACCTTATGATCCGATTAAACAGTCTTAGATATAAGTCATATACAactgttaaaaaaacaattaatattaaCATATGGGTTTTAGCTTAATCATAACTGTCATTTACTTTAACAatatctggggttttttttcgctAATTGTAAGCATAGTAACAGTTTGACCAATATATACGGTATGTTATGTATCTTTTCCGccataaaagaaattaatattgttaaaattctTAATCGCAATCAAAGAGCTGTATATGATATACGTCTTTGCCCCCATATTTTGCaataacatgtatttaaatgtttacgTACATTAGattattatgttattttttagaaaggTTAAGGTGGcactatacaccactttttgatgacgaagtacgcaaaaaagtaaatctgaaAGCATGCAATTCCgatactggctgatttaaactgaggcgaattgtatggggaccgctcttttgaaaaatttgttatatgaatatatttaatttgataattggaaaatccATTACTTACAAGTTATGTAGTATGTGACACCTGCACGTTTTGGGATattattatcgaaataaacaatgaaatcaagtataattttttattaaatagctTCTTTCCcatcatcgatatgttacaccgtagcgcagtgggttagtgggtccACTACAAACCTGTACATGTAGGTCATGAGTAcgattcccgttgagaacaataagttttttaactttcaaaaattttctaaaacgtatttttttgattgaataccgtgaaagaaaattctaaaccggtgaaaatatttcaatcttaatatactttaatgcacattaatatcgacaccttaGGAGAATGGGAGGgctgctttgaatttctctcaggttgagATACATAAATTCTATTAGCCTTGTCAATTTTTCcctttattaatttaaataagttttgcattaaagcgaaaatattcacttatacaggcctataatgaaatatgtatgtatttatcattccaacattatatttaggattttttttcaactcagaaatgaaaagtccccaaatTGTTtaggccttgggacttaggaacgataaccttTACAATatacctgaggaactttcataccaaataaaatttagaatattttttgtgtttatttgcaatgattttcattcaattttttatgtcacatttattaaaatacattttcttataacatctaGCAACTTtctcagatgatttgtcaacagagtaagaaaatatgaaaatttatgttttggggaaatactaaaaaaattgcaataataacatttttgaatgttaagaagtgttatattttttttatgtgtccgaaggaaatatccaccatattacaaaaaattctctcaatttgttaattgctatctttttaaagaatattttacaaaaacacgaaaaaacccattaaaacattcttaaaaatACCTAGAGTATCcctatcattttaatatttgataagtatatgctttgtggtcttctattgaaaattggaataaactgtgggtgtattaAGCCACTTTAATATAATGAATGCTTTCAcctatttgtttgatttatttgcattcactgGAAGTAtgtgacgtcagaagtgacgccatttttgttattcaatcaaaatcagtcacaAAAGTTCTCATGTATATCCTAACAAAGGAagcaaagaattacagtaaaccGATGGTGTTTATTTTAGGGAGCCGTATCAGGCCTATAACATATATTGTCCTTTACTTAGATTCTGATTGCTTAATACGTTGAAGAATATAATATCAATGTAGTACTTGCATCCAAAGGACAATtataacaaaacataaaagaaTAAAGCTAGTTTATAATATGAATCGTTCCTttcatttaaatgttatttttacatctaccaagtatgattccttctatttcttacggaaacttaatAGTTAATTCAAAGCTCAATGGGAAcagacagactgaaatctaaACGCCCCATTTATCAATTGGTTGGATTCTACAGAAGCTGAAACTGGCGGGAAATTGACAGGACTAAAATCTActcgccccgtttatcgattgtttGAAACCTACGGCaatctaagaaaaatcacggattgCACGAAATAACCATGATGAATTGATGTTAAATTCCAATAGGAGAGATttagctgtttcttttagctaacatacGGATGTAAATTATCAGtaattcattgaaattttacttactttttgaaatcaatatattaCTTTGTTAAAAGAGagatgtaaatgtaaataataaattgctttctttgatgatgcATTCGGGTTATGTATGAAGGtatcgaaaataaaaaaaattaattaacctGCTAACGCGAgtgatgtattttttctgcaatgtcgccaccttcaaaTCCCGCATGAATCCCTAAAGAAAGCTTTTCATTGtttgaatatataaatttgcaattatatttaaatatttttacagacCTGAAAAGCAGTTAAGTAAATTCAGAATTTAAAATGCGACTTATCAACAAATTTTTCCAAATCAAAACCATTTTTGGGGTTCCTTTtacttaaatttaaaagtttttggaTCACGAAAATCTAATCGTGTCAAGTTCAGATTTATTACTATCAATGTGAATAAACAGTGCAAATTCTTATGATTCTTATGAGGTTATCTATAATATTAAATATACCTCACTCACAAATTAGCAAAATTAAGAAAAGTATGCACAGATATTAATCAACACATATTTAATGAGTTCATTTTGGTCTTGATATTAGGAGACGACTACAATTGCACACGTTTCAGCTTGTCTGTAAATATGTGCCATTATCGAAGCAAGTTTTATTTACAATCCttaaattttatatgattaACTTTCTCAAAATTTATCATTGTAATATTTTGAGTATTTTTGGCATTccggaaatatattttgttaacggTTGATAATCCGTTTTTACATTGTCCCTTCCTTTTCTATTTTGATCAGCTTCAGTGAAGTCGGTAGATGAtgaagatattttatttattttgataataggTCGTGCTTGCTGCCTAATACTGTTCAatgttattgaataaaatattgttaaaataagaaaagaatCGACAACATagtttaagtttaaaatcagGAACAAACTGCCAACAGGTATGTATGTTGTATGACCTTAAAATCTATTTTAggaagtaaattttaaatctcGTTAAGTCTCGTTTAAAACTTATCTTGAATACCAATGTTATAACCTTATCTGTTGAGCTAATTTCCTTTCATTACATAAGAGAATATTGTTAGAAGGTAGTAATGAATACTTATAATAAGTAATGAAATTTTGATTGTCAAACGTCGAGTTTTAAGCGCGATACAGAGCTCAggtctttgttatgtaaacacaACTCGGGtgaaatgtttgtttacattttgaatgtttcaGGTTGAGACCTCATGTACAATGAATGTGACAAACaataggaactgtttatttatgttttaagcGAACAAGTTCGCAGTTGGAagatcagcttgaaaaagaaaatttatcgTTATATTGAACaaataacactgtgccggataattatgccagtgccaaggtggcatttttgcacccgcttaagatgcagctTTGGAAAAATCCATgcataccaaatgatagaccattgtctagagagtatataaccacttttttttagtgtgtttcacctgacaggtgagatattcacctttaaaaattaatatcccatcggaaaatgataattcccataggagaattgacTCCCCTaaaggaaatattgacaatcctataggattttttaaaagtcctgtaggaattatatttcctataggagaatggtaattcctgtaggaatttgattcagacatgtagttttcctataggatattaagttttcctatcggattttataaaatcctatcggaattgaaattcctataggaagttcttgtattccgatgggaaatttcaaattacctataggaatattgatttttctatgggaaaaattattttcctataggaatttatttttgaaaggtaaatatctcacctgacaggtgagatacactgataacaaaggtggttgttaactctttaagcaatgatCTATCATATGgcgtatttgaatttttcgatatatgcagcttaagcgggtgcaaaaatgccaccttggcactggcataattatccggcagagtgttaaatacaaacaaaacataTCACGGGCCTTGTTTTACGAATAAAGAATGCTAAGCTCTGAATCTTGCTAATATTTCTACAATTAccaattaattttgtattttgagtagaccattgtaaacattaaaaatatatctatactactattttaaaataatagactcgaattttttgtctttaataccgagaaatcagaagaatactgtcttttgttatatatattttaaacatcattggtacttgaagattaccaatttgtttttattttttatcagttAACCTTCgcaaattaataatcaacgaaaattcctcaaaaaatcccgcaaatcacctggattttttttaattttacgatcttgcgcttgcgcaatacattcacgctaacgggatctttagttttttgtttccacaatatcacatctgcatgaataaactcagaaatgataatacaaatattggtaaattttcattggaattttgctatatattcttttcatatatattaatgatttcttatgagagaaagtataaaatacaaaaaatatacatttcagcTAAGTAATTACTGTTgacttcgtgatgacaaaaatatttaattgcatgcaaaaaattacattatatatgttAGGAgagtgcacgcacgggtcaaagtctagtatatatatatatatatatatatatatatatatatatatatatatatatatatatatatatatatatatatatatatatttgaccaaaatctgGATCATGACCTATTTATAGGCGCTGTAAT
Coding sequences within it:
- the LOC128165916 gene encoding uncharacterized protein LOC128165916 → MRVIKKITLENKLTKFIEKMDWTPLSIYCSRLNGDILVGKITKREGKVTRYNDTGVEIQSFQRDNQEQEIYKYPYYITANVNSDICTSDYGKKAVEVVDKSGQHRFSYIGQESKFDSYGICTDILDHILVCDFGSHSVQVLDQNGQFVFVLLTPLHGVSQPRGLCVDEDDFLFVTQDNTNTVKVFQYLQ